A single genomic interval of Pseudorasbora parva isolate DD20220531a chromosome 21, ASM2467924v1, whole genome shotgun sequence harbors:
- the kcng3 gene encoding potassium voltage-gated channel subfamily G member 3 isoform X2 — protein MKFGKNICILNVGGTKYAFTREVIKDFPLRRVSRLHSCSSEKEVLEVCDDYDQERNEFFFDRHSEAFVFIMLYVRSGKLRFVPQMCELSFYNEMIYWGLESSHLEFCCQRRLEDRMSDTYTYVSEEDLKAEVESRGEEDQVTRLASESGNARWLERMRRTFEEPASSLAAQILASVSVVFVIMSMVILCASTLPDWDTAKNNTVEEHRIIEAVCIGWFTAECIVRFIVSRDKSLTGENPQLQRAGVTLRVLRMMRIFWLIKLARHFLGLQTLGLTLRRCYREMVMLMVFVCVAMAIFSALAQLLEHGLDLETSNEDYASIPAACWWVIISMTTVGYGDMYPITIPGRVLGGVCVVSGIVLLALPITFIYHSFVQCYHELKFRSARCVRSLSSEFLN, from the exons ATGAAGTTTGGGAAGAATATATGCATCCTAAACGTCGGCGGCACCAAGTATGCTTTCACAAGAGAAGTTATCAAGGATTTTCCCCTCCGAAGAGTGAGCAGACTCCACAGCTGCTCCTCTGAAAAGGAGGTCTTGGAGGTTTGTGATGATTATGACCAAGAGAGGAACGAGTTTTTCTTCGACAGGCACTCTGAGGCGTTTGTCTTTATTATGCTTTATGTCCGATCTGGAAAGCTCAGGTTTGTCCCGCAGATGTGCGAGCTTTCCTTTTACAACGAGATGATCTACTGGGGGTTGGAGAGCTCGCATTTGGAGTTTTGTTGCCAGCGACGACTGGAGGATAGGATGTCCGACACCTACACGTACGTTTCAGAGGAGGATCTCAAGGCTGAGGTGGAGTCCAGAGGTGAGGAGGATCAGGTCACCAGGCTCGCCTCGGAGAGTGGGAACGCGCGGTGGCTGGAGAGGATGAGGAGGACTTTTGAGGAGCCAGCCTCTTCTCTCGCTGCGCAGATCCTGGCGTCAGTGTCAGTGGTTTTTGTCATTATGTCTATGGTCATCCTCTGTGCGAGCACCCTGCCGGACTGGGATACGGCAAAAAACAATACAGTGGAAGAACACAg GATCATCGAGGCAGTTTGCATTGGCTGGTTCACTGCCGAATGCATAGTGCGCTTCATTGTCTCACGGGACAAAT CGCTGACAGGAGAAAACCCTCAGCTACAGCGAGCAGGAGTCACCCTGCGTGTATTACGAATGATGCGCATCTTTTGGTTAATCAAGCTGGCGCGTCACTTCCTCGGGCTGCAGACGCTCGGGCTGACTCTGCGCAGGTGCTACCGCGAGATGGTCATGCTGATGGTGTTTGTCTGCGTCGCCATGGCGATATTCAGTGCCCTGGCACAGCTGTTGGAGCACGGCCTTGACCTGGAGACTAGCAATGAGGACTACGCCAGCATCCCGGCAGCCTGCTGGTGGGTTATTATCTCCATGACCACCGTCGGCTATGGAGACATGTATCCCATCACCATTCCGGGACGCGTGCTGGGTGGTGTGTGCGTTGTGAGTGGCATTGTGCTACTGGCTCTGCCCATTACCTTTATCTACCACAGCTTCGTGCAGTGCTACCACGAACTCAAATTCCGCTCAGCACGCTGCGTGCGAAGTCTCTCCTCTGAGTTTCTCAACTGA
- the kcng3 gene encoding potassium voltage-gated channel subfamily G member 3 isoform X1 gives MKFGKNICILNVGGTKYAFTREVIKDFPLRRVSRLHSCSSEKEVLEVCDDYDQERNEFFFDRHSEAFVFIMLYVRSGKLRFVPQMCELSFYNEMIYWGLESSHLEFCCQRRLEDRMSDTYTYVSEEDLKAEVESRGEEDQVTRLASESGNARWLERMRRTFEEPASSLAAQILASVSVVFVIMSMVILCASTLPDWDTAKNNTVEEHRIIEAVCIGWFTAECIVRFIVSRDKCEFVRRPLNIIDLLAITPYYVSVAMTALTGENPQLQRAGVTLRVLRMMRIFWLIKLARHFLGLQTLGLTLRRCYREMVMLMVFVCVAMAIFSALAQLLEHGLDLETSNEDYASIPAACWWVIISMTTVGYGDMYPITIPGRVLGGVCVVSGIVLLALPITFIYHSFVQCYHELKFRSARCVRSLSSEFLN, from the exons ATGAAGTTTGGGAAGAATATATGCATCCTAAACGTCGGCGGCACCAAGTATGCTTTCACAAGAGAAGTTATCAAGGATTTTCCCCTCCGAAGAGTGAGCAGACTCCACAGCTGCTCCTCTGAAAAGGAGGTCTTGGAGGTTTGTGATGATTATGACCAAGAGAGGAACGAGTTTTTCTTCGACAGGCACTCTGAGGCGTTTGTCTTTATTATGCTTTATGTCCGATCTGGAAAGCTCAGGTTTGTCCCGCAGATGTGCGAGCTTTCCTTTTACAACGAGATGATCTACTGGGGGTTGGAGAGCTCGCATTTGGAGTTTTGTTGCCAGCGACGACTGGAGGATAGGATGTCCGACACCTACACGTACGTTTCAGAGGAGGATCTCAAGGCTGAGGTGGAGTCCAGAGGTGAGGAGGATCAGGTCACCAGGCTCGCCTCGGAGAGTGGGAACGCGCGGTGGCTGGAGAGGATGAGGAGGACTTTTGAGGAGCCAGCCTCTTCTCTCGCTGCGCAGATCCTGGCGTCAGTGTCAGTGGTTTTTGTCATTATGTCTATGGTCATCCTCTGTGCGAGCACCCTGCCGGACTGGGATACGGCAAAAAACAATACAGTGGAAGAACACAg GATCATCGAGGCAGTTTGCATTGGCTGGTTCACTGCCGAATGCATAGTGCGCTTCATTGTCTCACGGGACAAATGTGAGTTTGTGCGCCGCCCCCTTAATATTATTGACCTGCTGGCGATCACTCCTTACTATGTGTCTGTCGCTATGACAGCGCTGACAGGAGAAAACCCTCAGCTACAGCGAGCAGGAGTCACCCTGCGTGTATTACGAATGATGCGCATCTTTTGGTTAATCAAGCTGGCGCGTCACTTCCTCGGGCTGCAGACGCTCGGGCTGACTCTGCGCAGGTGCTACCGCGAGATGGTCATGCTGATGGTGTTTGTCTGCGTCGCCATGGCGATATTCAGTGCCCTGGCACAGCTGTTGGAGCACGGCCTTGACCTGGAGACTAGCAATGAGGACTACGCCAGCATCCCGGCAGCCTGCTGGTGGGTTATTATCTCCATGACCACCGTCGGCTATGGAGACATGTATCCCATCACCATTCCGGGACGCGTGCTGGGTGGTGTGTGCGTTGTGAGTGGCATTGTGCTACTGGCTCTGCCCATTACCTTTATCTACCACAGCTTCGTGCAGTGCTACCACGAACTCAAATTCCGCTCAGCACGCTGCGTGCGAAGTCTCTCCTCTGAGTTTCTCAACTGA
- the cox7a2l gene encoding cytochrome c oxidase subunit 7A-related protein, mitochondrial, protein MYYKFSGFTQRLTGAVSTSAYSPQGLRSNVPSESPTIIFATPTKLASESGAAVEYMGANKVPDLQRIFQASEEIPVHLKRGVPDRLLYRTTMALTVGGALYCLVALYIAAQPKNK, encoded by the exons atgtattataaatttagtggatttacacaaagaCTTACAGGAGCTGTGTCAACCTCCGCCTACAGCCCTCAG GGCTTGAGGTCAAATGTACCTTCTGAATCCCCTACCATCATCTTTGCCACCCCAACTAAACTGGCATCTGAGTCAGGTGCTGCGGTGGAGTATATGGGTGCCAACAAGGTTCCAGACCTCCAGAGAATATTTCAG GCCTCAGAAGAGATTCCTGTCCATCTAAAGCGAGGTGTTCCAGACAGGCTCTTGTACAGGACCACCATGGCTCTCACAGTCGGGGGAGCTCTATACTGTCTTGTGGCTCTTTATATAGCAGCACAGCCCAAAAACAAGTGA